Proteins found in one Hypericibacter terrae genomic segment:
- a CDS encoding four-carbon acid sugar kinase family protein, producing the protein MPPPHPAPVVRILADDLTGALDTGAQFTGLIGPVPVSLGAIEGVRSLAFDSATRDEPWAAASVRMRGLDRAFEGADIAYRKIDSLLRGHTLQDIAAGLGAGGRRICVLAPAFPAQDRITRGGIQLFRDRAGAWRPAGPPLPDALRALGVPARLIASPADLEGEGVLVCDAATDGDLAAIAAAGARLAHRSQGTLLWCGSAGLARAVAGLPPPTVRPRLRPVLIVVGSDHAQSRAQIQSFAEAYPAQRVEIAEIAAGLSARVSTVLHVTGAALVSFRLGDSFEPPQMMQRIRAALAKFLPAVERPGGLIVSGGETLRAICEALGADRLMVTGEVRAGIPAAALVGGLWDGLPVLSKSGAFGRPRTLVNLAAAMMSAASNPEIVESGEWK; encoded by the coding sequence GTGCCGCCGCCTCATCCCGCGCCGGTGGTTCGCATCCTGGCCGACGATCTCACCGGCGCGCTCGATACTGGGGCGCAGTTCACCGGATTGATCGGTCCTGTTCCGGTGTCGCTCGGCGCCATCGAGGGCGTGCGGAGTCTCGCCTTCGACAGCGCGACGCGCGACGAGCCCTGGGCCGCGGCGAGCGTTCGCATGCGGGGCCTCGACAGGGCCTTCGAGGGCGCGGACATCGCCTACCGGAAGATCGACAGCCTGCTGCGCGGCCATACGCTGCAGGATATCGCCGCCGGCCTGGGCGCCGGGGGGCGGCGCATCTGCGTCCTGGCGCCGGCCTTCCCCGCCCAGGATCGCATCACGCGCGGCGGCATCCAATTGTTCCGGGATCGGGCAGGCGCCTGGCGACCGGCAGGACCGCCGCTGCCCGACGCTTTGCGCGCCCTGGGCGTGCCTGCCCGTCTCATCGCTTCGCCGGCCGATCTCGAGGGCGAGGGCGTGCTGGTCTGCGACGCGGCGACCGATGGCGATCTGGCGGCCATTGCGGCGGCGGGCGCGAGGCTGGCCCACCGGTCGCAGGGCACGCTCCTCTGGTGCGGTTCCGCGGGCCTGGCGCGCGCGGTGGCGGGGCTGCCGCCGCCCACGGTACGGCCGCGTCTGAGGCCGGTCCTGATCGTCGTGGGTTCCGATCACGCCCAGTCGCGTGCCCAGATTCAGAGTTTTGCCGAGGCCTATCCGGCGCAGCGGGTCGAGATCGCGGAGATCGCTGCCGGTCTTTCGGCCCGGGTGAGCACCGTGCTGCATGTCACGGGCGCGGCGCTGGTCTCCTTCCGGTTGGGCGACAGCTTCGAACCGCCGCAGATGATGCAGCGGATCCGCGCGGCCCTGGCGAAGTTCCTGCCGGCCGTCGAGCGGCCGGGCGGGCTGATCGTCTCCGGCGGCGAGACCCTGCGCGCGATCTGCGAGGCGCTCGGCGCCGATCGGTTGATGGTGACGGGCGAAGTCCGCGCCGGCATTCCGGCGGCGGCGCTCGTCGGCGGGTTGTGGGACGGGCTGCCG